The genomic region ACTCACCCGATGCGGTCGATCCGTTGCAAAGGCTGCCGAATCCGTGGTTCGTCAACGACGACAAGACCAAGCCGGTCAAGCAGGTCTTCCTCGTGAAGCAGCAGGTCGAGGACTGGTACGAGGTGTACCTACCGATCCGACCGAACGGCACGACCGGTTGGGTCCGGGCGCGCGACGTGACCATCTCCCAGACTCCGTATCGCATCGTCGTGCACCTGTTCTTTCACCGCATCACCGTGTACAACGGCGAGTCGGTTCTGCTGCAAGAGCCGATCGCAGTCGGGAAGCCCTCCACTCCCACGCCTCCTGGCACGTACTACCTCCGGGTCCTCCTCAAGGCGCCGAACCCCAACACGGTGTACGGGCCGTACGCCTATCCCCTCTCGGGTCACTCCGACGTGCTGACGTCATTCAACGGGGGTGATGGTGAGCTCGGGATCCACGGCAACAACGACGAGTCGGTGCTCGGCCAGAGTGTCACGGCCGGCTGCGTCCGGATGAGCAATGCGAGCATCACACGGCTCGCGCCGATGATCCCCCTCGGCACCCCGGTGGAGATCCGACCGTGAACCGCCGCGCGCGACGCGCGTTCGCGCTCGTGCTGCTCACGTGCTCGCTCATCGGCGTGGTTCCGGCCGGCGCCGCGATCAGCGAACGGCGGCTCCCGCCACCCGACCGGGAAGACCTGGTGCGGATCTTCGACCCGAAGGTCGAGGACCTCGGATTCCGGACCACGCGTGCTCGTCTCCAGAACCTCGACACGTACGCGATCGACCCCCGGGGTCGTCACCTGGCCATCTACCTCGAACCGATCGGTGACGAGTTCACCGACGCCGCGTACGTCGCGGCGGTCACCGAGACAGCGGAGGTCTTCCTCCCGCTCGTGTTCAAGCGTTGGAAAGGCCTCAAGAGCTTCGACGTGTGTCTCGAGCCGCTCCCGGCAGAGGACGCCAGCGAGGAGCCGGCGCCGATCACCCAGCTGCTCGTGACGCGACCGGGCCTCGACGACGTCGACTGGAAGCACGCCGCACTCGCCGACCTGATCGCCGCTTCGAACAAGTACGAATCGAAGGAGTCCGCCGAACGCGCGGTGTATCTGTACTTCGAACCCCGCCTCGACACGCAATCGGAGCTCGTCGGCGCGCGCGAGGTCGCACGCCTGCAATAGCTCGCCGCGTGGCGGGTTTGACGGGCGATTGGTACCGTGCCGCCCGTGCAGATCGACGGTTCGACCATCCTCGTCACTGGCGCATCATCTGGCATAGGCGCCGCGCTGGCTCCGATGCTCGCGGCGAAGGGCGCGACCGTGGGCATCGTCGCGCGACGCAAGGAGCGACTCGAAGAGGTCCTTGCACGCTGCCGCGAGCACGCCCCCGGATCGCAGCTCTGGGCGGTCGACCTCGGCGACCTCGACGCGGCCGAACGCGTCGTCCTCGAAGCCTGGGACGCGTTCGGTGGTCTCGATTGCCTGGTGAACAACGCGGCGATCCCCAAGCGCACGCCGATGGCTCGCCTCACGAAGGAAGAGGTCGACACCGTCATGCGCGTGAACTTCACATCGCCGGTGCGCATGACGCTCGCGGTGCTCCCCCGTTGGCTCGAACGGGGCAGTGGTTGCGTCGTGAACGTGTCGAGCATGGGTGGGCGCTTGGGCATCGTGCACGAAGGGGCGTACTGCGCCTCGAAGTTCGCCCTCTGTGGCTGGAGTGAGGTCATGGCCATCGATCTTCACGGCACCGGCGTCGAAGTGAAGCTCGCACTCCCTGGCCCCATCGAGACCGAGATCTGGGACCTTCCCGACAACGAGCCCGCACTGTACGAAGGGCCGTTCGTTCCCGCCGAAGAGTGTGCCGCGAGCATCTGCGAAGCGATTCAGGGCACCGGGTTCGAGTACTACGTGCCACCCGAGTTCCCCGGAGGTGCTGGTCGCCAGCACGACATCGTCGTCGGCAAGACCAGCAATGTGGATGCGTTCCTCGACGCCATCGCACAGATGGCCAAGGGATCCTGACCGAGCGGTTGACTGATGACGGACCGCCTCTACTTCCGACAGCTCCTCGCCGGGCGCGACTTCGCGACCGACGACCCGGTCGCCCGTCAGATGGTCAACTTCGTCTACCTCATCGGTGACCGCGAGAAGGGCGAGGCACTCGCGGTCGACCCGGCGTACGGCGTCGCCGAGCTCGTCGACCTGTTGAGCACGGAGGGTCTGCGGCTGACGGGAGTGCTCGCGACGCATTGGCACGCTGACCACGTCGGCGGCGATCTCATGGGCTACCCCATCCAGGGGATCAAGGACCTCGTGGGGCGCGACGACGTGTCGGCGCCGGTGCACATCCAGGGCCCCGAAGCCGAGTGGGTGAAGAAGTTCACCGGCGTGTCCGACTCCGACCTCGTGCTCCACGAGAGCGGCGACACCGTGATGGCCGGCGACATCCCGGTCACGCTCATGCACACTCCCGGGCACACCGCGGGGAGCCAGTGCTTCCTCGTGGACGGCAAGCTCGTCGCGGGTGACACGCTCTTCCTCGACGGTTGCGGCCGCACCGACCTTCCCGGCGCCGACCCCGACGCGATGTTCGACAGCCTCACGAAGCGATTGGCCGTCGTGCCCGACGACACCGTCCTCTACCCCGGTCACCTCTACTCGCCCGAACCGTCCGCCACGATGGGCGAGACCCGCCAGCGCAACTACGTATTCCGCTTCCCCACTCTCGAGCAATGGCGAATGATGTTCGGGTGAGGTTGCTGCCCGACCGCCTCGACTCCCCCGAGGGTGCAGGGCTCGCCGCGGCGCACCTCGCCGAGATGGCGCATCGGTACGGGGCCGAGGACGAACAGGACGGCCTCGAGCCGGATCAGCTCGCTCCACCGCATGGCGCGTACTTCATCGCGTGGCTCGACGACGTGGCCGTGGGTTGCGGTGGGCTGCGCCGGATCGACGACACCACAGGTGAGATCAAGCGCATGTACGTGACAGACAGTGCCCGCCGCCGCGGCGTCGCACGCACCGTGCTCGAAGAGCTCGAGCGCACTGCGGGCACGTTGGGCTACGAGCGGTTGATCCTCGAGACCGGGACGTTGCAACCCGAGGCGATCGCGCTCTACGAAGCGCACGGCTTCGAGCCGATCGAGCCGTATGGCGTGTACAAGAACTCCCCGCTCAGCCGCTGCTTCGCGAAGGATCTCTGACTAGCTCGGGTCGAACAGCACCGGGATGGACTCGGGACCGCGGAACGCCAAGCCTTGGATCTCGGGCGCGGGCTGGTCGGGATCGAGGCGGAGATTCCGCAGCCGACTCAGGATGCAGTCGAGGCCGACACGCAGCTCGAGGCGCGCGAGGTGCATGCCGAGGCACTGGTGCTGGCCGGTGCCGAACGCCATGTGGTTGAGCACCGGGCGGTCGAGGTCGAACTCGTCAGCGTTTTCGTAGCGCCCCTCGTCGCGGTTCGCCGACCCCGTGATCACGCTGATCGCCGCGCCCTTGGGCACAGGGCAGCCATTGACTTCGAGGTCATCGGTCGCGCAGCGACTCACCTGGGTCACCGACGACTCCCAGCGCAGCGTCTCCTCGATGACCTTCGGCATGAGCGACCGATCGGCCAGCACGCGCTGCATCACGTCGGCGTGCGTGAGGAGCGCGGTGAGTGCGTTCCCCATCACACGGAAGGTCGTCTCGGCGCCGGCGGGGAGCAACAGGCGGAGGAATCCGTAGATCTTCTCGTCGGTGAGCTTCTCGCCGTCGATCTCCGCGTGCACGAGATCGCTGATGAGGTCGCCGGTGGGGTTCACCCGGCGGTCCTCCACGATCGGAGCCAAGTAGTCGCGCATCGCTCGTGAGGCCGCCATGCCCTCCTCGGGGTGCATCGGCCCGCCGTTGATCAGCTCCGACCACTGGTGGAACTGCGCCGCATCCTCGAGCGGGACTCCCACGATGCCGCAGATCACCTGGACCGGGTATTTGCTGGTGATCGCCTGCACGAGGTCGGCGTTGCCGAGCGGCGCGATGGCGTCGAGGAGGCGGTCGATCGTCGGGCGTACGAGCGCGTCGTCCCACTTCTCGAGTTGCGAAGCACGGAATGCGTGGGCAACCAGACCCCGGTAGGCGCGGTGCTCCTGCCCGTCCATCGCAAGGATGAGCTCACCCATGTACTGCCCGATGTGCTCGGCGTTGATCGACGATGACACGCGCTCCGTGTCGCGCAGCACCTGCTCCACGTCGGCGAAGCGCGTCACCACGAACGTCGGGCGGTCGGTGAACGAGGTGGTCATGGCGCGGGTCTGGAAGACCGGGCACTCGTCGCGCGCCTGGGCCCACAGAGGGTAGGGCTGGCCGGTCATGAAGTCGACGTCGACATCGAACTGGGGTGCTTCGGCGTCGCTCTTGGTCACGGTCCCCTCCACGCAGCCTGGTTTCCTGACACGGTAGTCAGGTTCGCCACCGTGGTCAGCGGTACCTCCTTCTCCGCTCTCGGCGCTGCGCGCCGGGCCGCTCGGGCCACGGCTACCTGCGTCGCGGGGTACCCGCGCCGCGATCGGTAGCCTCACACCGTGCCGGCACAGGGAACCGACCCGTTCGCGGAGACCGAGGATCAGCAATCGCTGCGCGCGCTGGCCCGTGAGGTCGCCGATCGCGATCTCGCCCCCAACGCACGCCACTGGGACGAGACCGAGGAGTTCCCACAGGGGTCGTGGGACGCGCTCTGCAAGGCCGACCTCTTCGGGATCACCATCGACGAGCGCTACGGCGGCATGGGGATGGGCGACATCGAGGCGGCCATCGTCCTCGAGGAGCTGGCCCGCGCCGACGTGTCGAGCGCCATCCTCGCCCAGCTCATCTTCAACGGACCGCCGCGCGCCATCCAGCACCTCGGCAACGACGCGATGAAGGAGCGCTGGTTACCTCTCGCGGCGAGCGGGGAGGCGCTCTTCTCGATCGGCATCAGCGAGACCGAGGCTGGCTCCGCGGTCACGCACATGCGAGCGAAGCTCACGCCCGACGGCGACGGCTACCGCCTCAACGCGTACAAGAACTACTGCACCGGCGGTCACAAGGCGCGCTGCTGTCTGGTGTGGTGTCGCTTCCCGGGCAGCGAGGGCGCACGCGGGATCGGCGCGGTGGTCGTTGACCTCGAGTCCGAAGGTGTCACGGTCGCCGGCACGCACGTGAAGATGGGTCTTCGGGGCACGAGCGAGGCCGAGCTCGCGTTCGAAGACGTGTGGATCGCGCCAGACGACGTTCTGCTCCCCGGCGAGGCCGACAACTCCGAGGCGTTCAAGACGCTCATCTCGCACATCAACCATGAGCGCTGTGGCAACGCGGCGATGTGCGTCGGTGCGGCACAGGGCGCGCTGGAGTACGCGGTGCGGTACATGAACGAGCGCACCGTGGGCGGCCGACCGATCGCGGAGTACCAGGGGCTGCAATGGAAGATCGCCGACATGGCGACCCAGCTCGAAGGCGCGCGCCTGCTCCTCCAGCGCGCGCTCCACCTCGCCGGGCCCCACGGCACTCCACCGGCGCTCGAGACCGCGATGGCCAAGACCGCGGCGAATCTGGCCGCCAAGTTCGTGTGCGACGAGGCGATCCAGCTGCTCGGCGGCTACGGGTACAGCCGCGA from Acidimicrobiia bacterium harbors:
- a CDS encoding L,D-transpeptidase; protein product: MRRSPIFIVALALVVSACSAGGDDRPTLSSRPSRSSTTTTTLPDYVSLVAQARVLLLQVYDSPDAVDPLQRLPNPWFVNDDKTKPVKQVFLVKQQVEDWYEVYLPIRPNGTTGWVRARDVTISQTPYRIVVHLFFHRITVYNGESVLLQEPIAVGKPSTPTPPGTYYLRVLLKAPNPNTVYGPYAYPLSGHSDVLTSFNGGDGELGIHGNNDESVLGQSVTAGCVRMSNASITRLAPMIPLGTPVEIRP
- a CDS encoding SDR family oxidoreductase encodes the protein MQIDGSTILVTGASSGIGAALAPMLAAKGATVGIVARRKERLEEVLARCREHAPGSQLWAVDLGDLDAAERVVLEAWDAFGGLDCLVNNAAIPKRTPMARLTKEEVDTVMRVNFTSPVRMTLAVLPRWLERGSGCVVNVSSMGGRLGIVHEGAYCASKFALCGWSEVMAIDLHGTGVEVKLALPGPIETEIWDLPDNEPALYEGPFVPAEECAASICEAIQGTGFEYYVPPEFPGGAGRQHDIVVGKTSNVDAFLDAIAQMAKGS
- a CDS encoding MBL fold metallo-hydrolase, whose translation is MTDRLYFRQLLAGRDFATDDPVARQMVNFVYLIGDREKGEALAVDPAYGVAELVDLLSTEGLRLTGVLATHWHADHVGGDLMGYPIQGIKDLVGRDDVSAPVHIQGPEAEWVKKFTGVSDSDLVLHESGDTVMAGDIPVTLMHTPGHTAGSQCFLVDGKLVAGDTLFLDGCGRTDLPGADPDAMFDSLTKRLAVVPDDTVLYPGHLYSPEPSATMGETRQRNYVFRFPTLEQWRMMFG
- a CDS encoding GNAT family N-acetyltransferase, with product MRLLPDRLDSPEGAGLAAAHLAEMAHRYGAEDEQDGLEPDQLAPPHGAYFIAWLDDVAVGCGGLRRIDDTTGEIKRMYVTDSARRRGVARTVLEELERTAGTLGYERLILETGTLQPEAIALYEAHGFEPIEPYGVYKNSPLSRCFAKDL
- a CDS encoding cytochrome P450, encoding MTKSDAEAPQFDVDVDFMTGQPYPLWAQARDECPVFQTRAMTTSFTDRPTFVVTRFADVEQVLRDTERVSSSINAEHIGQYMGELILAMDGQEHRAYRGLVAHAFRASQLEKWDDALVRPTIDRLLDAIAPLGNADLVQAITSKYPVQVICGIVGVPLEDAAQFHQWSELINGGPMHPEEGMAASRAMRDYLAPIVEDRRVNPTGDLISDLVHAEIDGEKLTDEKIYGFLRLLLPAGAETTFRVMGNALTALLTHADVMQRVLADRSLMPKVIEETLRWESSVTQVSRCATDDLEVNGCPVPKGAAISVITGSANRDEGRYENADEFDLDRPVLNHMAFGTGQHQCLGMHLARLELRVGLDCILSRLRNLRLDPDQPAPEIQGLAFRGPESIPVLFDPS
- a CDS encoding acyl-CoA dehydrogenase family protein, encoding MPAQGTDPFAETEDQQSLRALAREVADRDLAPNARHWDETEEFPQGSWDALCKADLFGITIDERYGGMGMGDIEAAIVLEELARADVSSAILAQLIFNGPPRAIQHLGNDAMKERWLPLAASGEALFSIGISETEAGSAVTHMRAKLTPDGDGYRLNAYKNYCTGGHKARCCLVWCRFPGSEGARGIGAVVVDLESEGVTVAGTHVKMGLRGTSEAELAFEDVWIAPDDVLLPGEADNSEAFKTLISHINHERCGNAAMCVGAAQGALEYAVRYMNERTVGGRPIAEYQGLQWKIADMATQLEGARLLLQRALHLAGPHGTPPALETAMAKTAANLAAKFVCDEAIQLLGGYGYSREYPVERAYRDIRGLCIGAGTIEIQRNFIGSQVVRGAKTGSPGWI